In Raphanus sativus cultivar WK10039 unplaced genomic scaffold, ASM80110v3 Scaffold1345, whole genome shotgun sequence, the genomic window TTTATAaatcttgtataaatatttagtttatgtaatatttttagtattttagtattttaaaaatatcttttatttttagttatttttacgAATTCAGATTCGGATCCAGATACCAGTGAGTAATATCTAtgtataaaaaatcaataagttttttttaagacATTTACAAAAGAATTTTTTGAGAGAACAAACTTTCGATCTTACgaatatgacaaaaaaaaagaaaataaataagttCCGCTGTCAACTTAATCAAACTTACTTTTACCCATTTGTCTTCTTTTGTGAAAGAAAACCTTGatgtgtgttgtttttttttttgataatcagGAAATCATTTAAACCGAGTTGTTTATAAGGATAATTAAATATCTCTATCACCTGACGACAATATATAGATGGATAAATTTGAATTGAAACATATTTGAATTCATGTTCTTTGGTGACATTTGAAACGCTATGCACCACCCGACCACACCACATATGGTTCATGTATGTATTGTTGAAggttaattttgaaaatatattacatagACTAAAATTTGAACATTTAAACGAAAGATAATCTAACAAAAGTTTGAGATACGTGGTTGCTTTACGCTTCCATTCTTCCAGGGTGTACGACTGGTCTTGAATTTACATAACCTCTAAAACTTGACTTTTTGAATGAGGAGCAAAAATAGCTGATATAATAACATGAACACTACACGTTATTCGTTTTggattaattaaataatacagACAACTAACTAATACATTGAAATAAACTAACGAATCAGAAATACCTGATATAAACTGCTGTAAGAGGTTAAGGGTTCAAACCTAACCAGCCACATTATTTATTATgcctttagtcaaaaaaaaaaagataaaaaaataaacaaaatagtgCATGTTACTCGGTTTGGATTAACCAAATAATATAGACGACCAAAGTACAGCTCGTGGAAAACTGGTTCATAAAAATTATGGTGATTTCTTAACAAAGGGATAATAGTCACAATATGTCTTACTACTAATTAATGGTAACAATGATTTATTCACTCTCTATATTTATATCTGACTGCTACATCTCTTATATCTGACTGCTACATCTCATctaaagaaaaaagataaaaaagttgcaagtaagagaaaaaaataaagctcAAATtcagttttaagttttaacgtAGTTCCCAATCTCAGTTTGGCGAGAAATGTCGATACCGGAGGAAGAAGTTGCACTTCTACAAGATTTAGTTCACGACTCCGTCGACCACCGTGGAAACCCCGCCGGTAGATCTTCCACCGGAGGATGGAGATCCGCCTCTCTCATAATAGGTGAAAACAGTAAACTATGATTAActagtgttttgtttttcttgttgcTAAATCTTGATCATGGATGTTTCATCAGGTGTGGAAGTTGCAGAGAGATTTGCTTACGTTGGAATTGCATGCAATATGATCACTTACCTGACCGAACAGCTCGGACAATCGACGGCGAACGCCGCCGTGAACGTGAACACGTGGGCTGGAACAGCCTCGACGCTTCCTATTATAGGAGCTTTCGTAGCAGACGCTTATCTTGGTCGTTACCGGACAATTCTTGTATCTTCCCTCATTTACATACTGGTTGGTaccttcgtcttcttctttctccattAGTACCGAGTTTATCATGagattcaaatttaaaatcatttgacAATCATTGAATTGGTACTAATCtttttacatgtttttttttttgaatactAATGTTAGATTTCATTCACTCATTAACaaagtacaaaaaaaataataataaaaactaaaccgGATGAAATTATTACAGGGGCTTGGACTACTGACCTTGTCGGCTATCCTAACCCTTATGGGATCGTCTGAGAATCGTAAACCTTCTTTCTTGATGAACGTACTTTTCTTTTGCTCTCTGTATCTTGTGGCCATAGCACAAGGAGGCCACAAGCCGTGTGTTCAAGCGTTTGGTGCGGACCAGTTCGACTCGGACCATCCTAAAGAGAGAATAGCTAGAGGATCGTTTTTCAACTGGTGGTTCTTGTGTTTGTCCGGGGGAATAGTAATATCGATTCTTGTGGTGGTGTATATACAAAGCAACGTTAACTGGGCGCTTGGATTTGGGATCCCTTGTTTGTTCATGGTTATGGCTCTTGCTATCTTCTTTCTTGGGAGAAAAACATACAGATATCCAAAGGAAAATCGTGACAAGAACAATAACGGTTTTGTAAGGATCGGTAGAGTTTTCGTCGTGGCATTCAAGAACCGGAAACAGATGAGTTTGAAACATTCTGGTCAGCTCGAGTAAGTTGCACATATCTCAAGTTTCTTCATATCATTTGCAGTGTCAGTTCTAAAATTTAGGGACAATAAACATTTAATATGGATTatggtaaataatttttaaaaaagatttgagGGTCTATtgcaatatatattatctataaCAAAATTAGATTCAAAACCAATGTTTCATTAGATTGTGCCTGTTTTGATTATTTGAGTTTTGGTTTAGTGCTTGActtgttttgacttttttttgtgtgtgtaacAAGATTCCTTGCAAAAGCGATGCTCTCAGGAGAAGGTGTAGAGCCATGTAGTAATATGGACGTGGAAGACGCTAAAGGTTTGATAATGCTTATTCCGATATGGATCACATCGATGATGAGCATGATTCCTTACGCTCAATACTCTACTCTCTTCACCAAGCAAGGTGTCACCGTGGACAGAATAATTTTGCCGGGCTTGGAGATCCCTCCAGCTTCTTTTTTGTCACTCGTGTCTATATCAGTTCTCATCTCGGTTCCGATCTACGAGCATGTGTTCTTGCCTATAGCCAGAAAGATTACAAAAAAGCCTAATGGGATCACGATGCTCCAGAGAATAGGAACAGGAATGGTGCTAACGTGCTTCAACATGGTTCTCGCAGCATTGGTGGAAGCCAAACGGTTGAGGATCGCTGAGGAGCACGGGCTCATTGACAAACCGGACGTAACCATTCCAATGTCTATATGGTGGTTCGTCCCTCAGTATATGTTGGTCGGGATGATCGAAGTGTTTGGTTTGGTAGGTGCACAAGAGTTCTTCTACGACCAGGTCCCGACAGAGCTCAGAAGTATCGGTCTTGCTTTTTCTTTGAGTTCATTGGGTCTTTCGAACTTCTTGAGCGGTCTTTTCATCATTGTTGTTGATTGGGCTACAGGGAGATATGGTGGACGCAGCTGGTTCAACAACAACTTAAACCGAGCTCatattgattatttttactGGTTACTAGCCGCATCCACGGCCATTGCTTTCTTTGCCTTCGTGTTCATTTCCAGGTCGTATGTTTATCGTCGGGCAGACCAAGTCCAATAATTCTAAAGACAACTTATGTTGACTTTATTATCATATATTGGTGTTTTCCAACCTTGTaagttaatgttttataattctatattttttcCGTGTCAAAATCACACTTCATTGTATTGAAAAAGATCCTTTCATCAACCAATTGTAAGTTAAAAATATAACGTGGAAGCATACAAAAACGTATCTATATCAATCTCGTTGCTTGGTTCGATAAAGCTTTAATGCTTGAAACTACAAAGAGTCCATTTGTtgtaaatatgtataaatatcATTTACTACAAATATATCTAGTTACGTGTTTTGTGCGATTCGTATGCTGCCAACACACCTTTTCCAGCTATAAAGATTTGCTACAAGGAACTGAAGACGTGTTACAGGCAGGGTCATATATCAAATAAcgtacaaaacaaaacataagcacATACAaggaaaaaataagaaaaacggTAAAATCTTAAAGTTATAGATTCAGATTTGagatatttagaaaaatacaagATCAGTAATGACCAATAATTCTActacagaaaataaaaatagcaaatTGTCGTGGACTATACAACCTAGAACACCAAGCCACCACAATATCTTACAATTATACATAAAATAGAAATGTCATGAAAACGTGGAAGTCGGATTGATGTCTAAGACTCTAAAGCATGTGGCTTTTCAAATGGCACGTTCGTTGGAGCTGTTTCGTACCACTCGATCCACCAAAATATAGACGACaagtaaataaattaatgtTGACAGCGCCAGAACTATGAGAAAAGATACAAAACAACAACCAGTTACATTTTCTGTAATCCAAACATTTACAGTGTAGAACTCAGAGACGCCTAAAGGACATGGACTCTTAGTTAAGCGTTCTTTCGAGTTGTTTTGTACCACATGATCAACCGACAAAAGCAAGCTATGAGAACATAAGAAAACTGTATATTAAATTCAATTGTCTGCCGAATAAGATAACCACAATGGAATGAAGTATCTAATTTCTAAGTGATTCAGCCGCACACAACGTATATCACACCGTACTAGACTACTAGCTGTGGTACGTGATCATATCaaagatacatattttaatGGAACTTTAGTGTGTATATGGTTAGTATCAACTATAGCAAAAAACAACAATAGcttaaatataaacaaaatttcacATTTTCACTACAGTAAATCCATCAGGGATTTGTGAGATTCCATAACTTTATAAAGTTATGTTTTCCACAGAGATTTAACATCATTGCAACGAAAAAAAGATCGATAGCCATTAGCCAACACCTGATTAAGCGGTGCGTATTTTTTAGCAAGATctcaaatcttaaaaaataagaaGTAAAAATAGATTGTGTGTGGATCTTGGATTTAAACGAAGGCATCGATAAGACGATAACCTCCAAAGTCTATCATTAAACTGACCAACAAAAAAGCCTGATATGTTTAACACTGCACGTTAATCtgtaagagcatcattatcccaCATACCCATTTAGGgtctcttatttattttttattactgTTAAGCAATGAATGTGTGTTAAGAGACACAGTTAAAAGACCCCAACATTTATGTGCTCCAATGCAAGTCTCTTAATTGAAGgttcttaaaagaaaattaagatGATTGATGAATAATGAATGAGTTAAAGGTGACTATCTATCTACAAGTGTCAGTCATAATGTTGTGTTCCAAGCTCTATCCTTAAGCAAACAAATTGAGTTGCATACCTAACGTGGTGTGACTATCTATCTACGAGTGTCagtcataaacaaaaaacaatctaCCAAACCCACAATAAAGCAGATGAGAAGGAAAGACGAACCGAAACTCAACCCCATCTCGGACAAGAACAAACATTTCATTAGCAAAGGAAACAGACATCCCGTTCGGCATCAACTTAGGGTTAAGCGCAATGGCTGCAGTTACAGAGGATGACTAGGTTCCTTCTTGTTCTGTTGTGCTTCTCAAACCTCAATTCTCCCTTGCTCTGTAACCTGATCACTAGACAGACAATAAAAGCTATTATTTTCTACCAAACCTCCTTTGCCATTAAAGAGTTCTACCCTTGCAAAgctatttttttcatataacgATGGCTTCTTGATTTACTATCAACACAAAATATAAACCCACAAATAATAACGatggaagaaaaaaatttgaactATGTAGAAGCAAGCAAACAAACTAAGAAATATTCAAGACTGAGGCATGATACAAATGAATGAAGTTTTTTTACCTGTCTTCAGCTTTCAATCTTAGAACTTTAGGCATATGCCAAAACTCAGAGCCTTGAACACGAACCGTTCCGCCCTATGATCATTTACACAAAGATAAGCTTACTatcatgatcatcatcatcatcatcatcatcatcatcaaattaAAGAATGATTACTCACACTGCCAACTACTTACAACTCTAGCGTTTGATGGATTTAGAGGACACAATTGTGAACCAAGTTCTTCCCTCCCATTATAATTCCAGGCTTGTACTTCAATCGTGTCCCTACCACAGGACAAAAccatattaagaccagtaaccAATACAGACATAAACAATATCATCTACCTCTTTAGTTTTCCAATTAAGTGTTCAATTAAAGAACAATGGAAGTATC contains:
- the LOC108831310 gene encoding protein NRT1/ PTR FAMILY 5.15-like; this encodes MSIPEEEVALLQDLVHDSVDHRGNPAGRSSTGGWRSASLIIGVEVAERFAYVGIACNMITYLTEQLGQSTANAAVNVNTWAGTASTLPIIGAFVADAYLGRYRTILVSSLIYILGLGLLTLSAILTLMGSSENRKPSFLMNVLFFCSLYLVAIAQGGHKPCVQAFGADQFDSDHPKERIARGSFFNWWFLCLSGGIVISILVVVYIQSNVNWALGFGIPCLFMVMALAIFFLGRKTYRYPKENRDKNNNGFVRIGRVFVVAFKNRKQMSLKHSGQLEFLAKAMLSGEGVEPCSNMDVEDAKGLIMLIPIWITSMMSMIPYAQYSTLFTKQGVTVDRIILPGLEIPPASFLSLVSISVLISVPIYEHVFLPIARKITKKPNGITMLQRIGTGMVLTCFNMVLAALVEAKRLRIAEEHGLIDKPDVTIPMSIWWFVPQYMLVGMIEVFGLVGAQEFFYDQVPTELRSIGLAFSLSSLGLSNFLSGLFIIVVDWATGRYGGRSWFNNNLNRAHIDYFYWLLAASTAIAFFAFVFISRSYVYRRADQVQ